The genome window AGGATAACGTTTAATAGGCGTGTGGCCATTCTTCTGGAAAAACTCTTGGAAAGTTTTTTGAATTTGGTAGAGATCATATTTTTTCTTGGTGGCCGGATTTCCAATGAACTCGTACTTATCACACGGAGCGTCTCCACAAGTATTACGCTCAATTAAAGACCAAAATTCATTTCCACAAGTTATACAAGTGCTTTTTTTATATCCAAGTTGTTCAAGCTGGTGAGACATAGCAATCATTCATAAAATTTGTTAATTTCAAAAATCTATAAATTAAAATCATTATAATAAATTTATATTATGATTTAAAAAACTTTTTTATTAATTTTAGTAGTTTAAGGAACTATTTAAAACTAATTTTATTTGAATTAATTTTATGGATTAGGATAATTGAAAAATAAAAATAATAAATGGGTTCGAAACCCGTTATCTCAAATAAAGATATTTTAATAAAATGTGTTTTAATTGAAGAATTGAAAAGTAAAAAAAGAAAGGAAGTTTATCCGAAGAGAGCGCCGAGACCAGCTGCGGCTTCTTCTTGTTCTTCTTCCTCTTCCTCTTCTTCCTCTTCTTCAGCAGCTGCTTCAGCTACAGGTGCGGCTGCGGCAGGTGCTGCGGCAGCTACAGCAGTTTTTTCCATAGCTTCTTCGATGTCCACATCTTCTAATGCGGCGATTAAAGCTTTAATTCGAGCATCGTCAGCTTCTGCTCCTGCTGCTTCTAAGATCTTTTTTACATTTCCTTCGTTAATTTCTTCACCAGTGGTGTGCAATAACATTGCTGCGTATATGTATTCCATATGATCACCTCAATTTCTAATCAAATTTATTTCGCTTAAATAAGCTAATTTAGCTAATTTTAATTTAAACCAATACAGATGGTAATTCATTTTATCAAAACAATCATGGACTATCCGAACAAGGCACCTAACCCTGCTGCGGCATCCTCTTCTTGTTCTTCTTCCTCTTCCTCTTCTTCAGGTTCTTCTTCCTTTTTTTCTTCTACTGCTGGTGCACTGGTAGCACTAGCTGCCAATTTTTCCAGGAGTTCTTCATCAACTGCACCGGAATCCTTTTCAGAAGCATCAGATGCTAAAGCTAACATCTGAGCATAGGCCTTGGCCAGTAACATTTCAGAAGTTTTTGAAGTGAGTATAGAGGCGTTGAATGCTAAGTTGAGTGACTTCGTAGCTGCATTCTGAATGATTGCAGGCATTGACTCTTTATTACAAATAACTGCATTAACAGACAGATTAAATGCCCGAGCAAAGGCGTTTTGTATGTCTGAAAGGGTCTTTTTTTCATCGATAGTTAAAAGATCTGCAGTATAAACAGCTTCATTTTCATAAGCTGCTTTAAGATCAATTCCTACTTCCATAGGATGGATATCCAATCGAGTTAAGATACTTGCTACTTTTGCTGAAACTTCTTCTCCAGCTTTCACAACTACTTGATCTTTTTGCACGACAATTTTCCCTTTTTCAATCTTAGCCTGAATTCCAGCTTGCTGTAATTCACCTAGAATCGGACCTGGTGCAAAACCAGTGTCCCCCTTTGGAACCATTATATCCTCAGGAGCAATAGCCCCTGCTTTAGCCGGAGCTGCAGTTTTACTGCCTTCAAGGATTTTAAAAAGTTTAAATGGATTCATATCAGTGAACACTAATGCGGGCTGTCCATCCATATAATCGTTCAGTGCGTTAATATCGCCTTCTTTCTTAGAATCATCCAATGCTAGACTAATAAGGGTTTTTTTGGACATTCGGATGGTGGCTTTATCTTTTAAGGTCTGCCTCATTTTTTGCAGTTGACGAGCAGGAATGTCAGATAAGTTGGCAATTCCTACAACTTCATGGTTGTCAATCAGTTCTTTGAGATCATTTACCTCATCCTTTTTCCATTCAGCAACGTGAGCCATTTAAATCACCCTCACTACTGGACCCATGGTTGTCTTAATATACATGGAT of Methanobacterium alcaliphilum contains these proteins:
- a CDS encoding 50S ribosomal protein L10; this encodes MAHVAEWKKDEVNDLKELIDNHEVVGIANLSDIPARQLQKMRQTLKDKATIRMSKKTLISLALDDSKKEGDINALNDYMDGQPALVFTDMNPFKLFKILEGSKTAAPAKAGAIAPEDIMVPKGDTGFAPGPILGELQQAGIQAKIEKGKIVVQKDQVVVKAGEEVSAKVASILTRLDIHPMEVGIDLKAAYENEAVYTADLLTIDEKKTLSDIQNAFARAFNLSVNAVICNKESMPAIIQNAATKSLNLAFNASILTSKTSEMLLAKAYAQMLALASDASEKDSGAVDEELLEKLAASATSAPAVEEKKEEEPEEEEEEEEQEEDAAAGLGALFG
- the rpl12p gene encoding 50S ribosomal protein P1, with product MEYIYAAMLLHTTGEEINEGNVKKILEAAGAEADDARIKALIAALEDVDIEEAMEKTAVAAAAPAAAAPVAEAAAEEEEEEEEEEEQEEAAAGLGALFG